From a single Larimichthys crocea isolate SSNF chromosome XIII, L_crocea_2.0, whole genome shotgun sequence genomic region:
- the LOC113747438 gene encoding uncharacterized protein LOC113747438 isoform X2 yields MDSNERHGLNERHGLKRTSWTQTNVMDSNVRHRLKRSSWTQTIVMDSNVRHGPKRSSWTETYVMDRNVRHGPKRTSWTQTYVMDSNVRHGPKRTSWTQTIVMDPNDRHGPKRTSWTQTIVMDPNVRHGPKRTSWTQTNVMDSNDRHGPKRTSWTQTNVMDSNVSRPEPSPCFPRSETSRAQSSSDAAQLLATRCPVSASAFSHVLQLHRWSRVNFRRRRSVEDRAIS; encoded by the exons ATGGACTCAAACGAACGTCATGGACTCAACGAACGTCATGGACTCAAACGTACGTCATGGACTCAAACGAACGTCATGGACTCAAACGTACGTCATAGACTCAAACGATCGTCATGGACCCAAACGATCGTCATGGACTCAAACGTACGTCATGGACCCAAACGATCGTCATGGACCGAAACGTACGTCATGGACCGAAACGTACGTCATGGACCGAAACGTACGTCATGGACTCAAACGTACGTCATGGACTCAAACGTACGTCATGGACCCAAACGTACGTCATGGACCCAAACGATCGTCATGGACCCAAACGATCGCCATGGACCCAAACGTACGTCATGGACCCAAACGATCGTCATGGACCCAAACGTACGTCATGGACCCAAACGTACGTCATGGACTCAAACGAATGTCATGGACTCAAACGATCGTCATGGACCCAAACGTACGTCATGGACTCAAACGAACGTCATGGACTCAAAC GTGAGCCGTCCTGAGCCGTCTCCGTGTTTCCCGCGGAGTGAGACTTCCCGCGCACAGAGCAGCTCTGACGCTGCTCAGCTGTTGGCGACTCGCTGCCCCGTTTCCGCTTCCGCGTTCAGTCACGTGCTCCAGCTCCACAGGTGGAGCAGAGTGAACTttcgaagaagaagaagcgtgGAGGACCGAGCGATCAGCTGA
- the LOC113747438 gene encoding uncharacterized protein LOC113747438 isoform X1 — MDSTNVMDSNVRHGLKRTSWTQTYVIDSNDRHGPKRSSWTQTYVMDPNDRHGPKRTSWTETYVMDRNVRHGLKRTSWTQTYVMDPNVRHGPKRSSWTQTIAMDPNVRHGPKRSSWTQTYVMDPNVRHGLKRMSWTQTIVMDPNVRHGLKRTSWTQTYVMDSNVSRPEPSPCFPRSETSRAQSSSDAAQLLATRCPVSASAFSHVLQLHRWSRVNFRRRRSVEDRAIS, encoded by the exons ATGGACTCAACGAACGTCATGGACTCAAACGTACGTCATGGACTCAAACGAACGTCATGGACTCAAACGTACGTCATAGACTCAAACGATCGTCATGGACCCAAACGATCGTCATGGACTCAAACGTACGTCATGGACCCAAACGATCGTCATGGACCGAAACGTACGTCATGGACCGAAACGTACGTCATGGACCGAAACGTACGTCATGGACTCAAACGTACGTCATGGACTCAAACGTACGTCATGGACCCAAACGTACGTCATGGACCCAAACGATCGTCATGGACCCAAACGATCGCCATGGACCCAAACGTACGTCATGGACCCAAACGATCGTCATGGACCCAAACGTACGTCATGGACCCAAACGTACGTCATGGACTCAAACGAATGTCATGGACTCAAACGATCGTCATGGACCCAAACGTACGTCATGGACTCAAACGAACGTCATGGACTCAAACGTACGTCATGGACTCAAAC GTGAGCCGTCCTGAGCCGTCTCCGTGTTTCCCGCGGAGTGAGACTTCCCGCGCACAGAGCAGCTCTGACGCTGCTCAGCTGTTGGCGACTCGCTGCCCCGTTTCCGCTTCCGCGTTCAGTCACGTGCTCCAGCTCCACAGGTGGAGCAGAGTGAACTttcgaagaagaagaagcgtgGAGGACCGAGCGATCAGCTGA